In a single window of the Candidatus Lernaella stagnicola genome:
- the flhA gene encoding flagellar biosynthesis protein FlhA, whose translation MANGQLIEAPERGRGFDLIMPLGLVLIVVVMVIPIPVFFMDFLLTTSIFLGLLIMLVSLYIERPLDFSSFPTILLMATLFRLALNVATTRLILLHGSEGTDAAGKVIQAFGQFVVGGNYVVGIIVFIVLVIINFVVITKGATRIAEVTARFTLDAMPGKQMSIDADLNSGLIDEQGARERRQQIEQQADFYGAMDGAAKFVRGDAIASIIITLINIIGGIIVGVAQQGMDAATAAENYTLLSVGDGLVSQIPALIISTSAGVIVTRASSRSDLHTAIGEQLMGKARLLFIASGILIFFGLVPGLPFVPFTVLSGAVLVLGLQTRAATRAKLATPLDEYEDDEVPPETVEEVLSMDLIELEVGYGLINLVDMDAGGELLEKIRAIRKQYAQRMGVIIPPIHIRDNLQLKPGQYRILIKSIEVGTGELMPDRLLAMDPGTVDRPIDGIPTVEPAFGLPAVWIRKRDREQAQFAGYTVVDLATVITTHLSEIFRLHSHELLGREEVNHLLENLKKSYPKVIEELVPNLLPLGVVQKVLRNLLREEVSIRDLLTIVETLADFGTLTKDPEVLTEYVRQALGRGISTQFVTDDGSIPLMTFDSRLEQMLSEAVNHTEQGSYLALDPGLAQQIINAVEKSIERFNEVSARPVFLTSPLARGHFKRFIDKFVPGISVLSHNEIDTKARIYSLGVLGV comes from the coding sequence ATGGCCAACGGTCAACTGATCGAAGCACCCGAACGGGGACGTGGTTTCGACCTGATCATGCCGCTGGGTCTGGTGCTGATCGTCGTTGTGATGGTGATCCCGATACCCGTGTTCTTTATGGACTTCTTGCTTACGACGAGCATTTTCCTGGGCTTGCTCATCATGCTCGTGAGTTTGTATATCGAACGCCCGCTCGACTTCTCTTCCTTCCCCACGATTCTGCTCATGGCCACCTTGTTCCGCCTGGCGCTTAATGTGGCGACCACGCGGCTGATTCTCCTGCACGGCAGCGAAGGCACCGACGCCGCCGGTAAGGTCATCCAAGCCTTCGGGCAGTTTGTCGTCGGCGGTAACTACGTGGTCGGCATTATCGTTTTCATCGTCCTGGTGATCATCAACTTTGTCGTCATTACCAAGGGCGCCACGCGCATCGCCGAAGTCACCGCCCGCTTCACCCTCGACGCCATGCCCGGCAAGCAGATGTCGATCGACGCCGACCTCAACTCCGGCCTGATTGACGAGCAGGGCGCCCGCGAGCGACGGCAGCAAATCGAACAGCAGGCCGACTTTTACGGCGCCATGGACGGTGCGGCGAAGTTCGTGCGCGGCGACGCCATCGCCAGCATCATCATCACCTTGATCAACATTATCGGCGGCATAATCGTCGGTGTCGCGCAGCAGGGCATGGATGCGGCCACCGCGGCCGAGAACTACACTTTGCTCTCGGTCGGTGATGGTCTTGTGAGCCAGATCCCCGCACTGATTATCTCCACGTCGGCCGGTGTGATCGTCACGCGCGCCAGTTCGCGGTCGGATTTACACACGGCGATCGGCGAGCAGTTGATGGGGAAGGCGAGACTGCTGTTCATTGCGTCCGGCATCCTGATTTTCTTCGGCTTGGTGCCGGGGCTGCCCTTCGTGCCCTTCACGGTGCTTTCCGGCGCCGTGCTGGTGTTGGGGTTGCAAACCCGCGCCGCCACCCGCGCCAAGCTGGCCACGCCTCTGGACGAATACGAGGATGACGAAGTGCCGCCCGAAACGGTCGAAGAGGTTCTTTCCATGGACCTCATCGAATTGGAGGTCGGCTACGGCCTGATTAACCTGGTGGATATGGATGCCGGCGGCGAGTTGCTGGAGAAAATCCGCGCGATTCGCAAGCAGTATGCCCAACGCATGGGAGTGATCATCCCGCCGATCCACATTCGCGACAATTTGCAGCTAAAACCGGGTCAATATCGAATACTTATCAAGAGCATTGAGGTCGGCACCGGCGAACTGATGCCTGATCGCCTCCTGGCCATGGACCCCGGTACTGTTGACAGGCCGATCGACGGAATTCCGACGGTCGAGCCCGCATTCGGCCTGCCCGCCGTCTGGATACGCAAGCGCGATCGTGAACAAGCGCAGTTTGCCGGGTATACGGTCGTGGATCTGGCGACGGTGATAACGACGCATCTATCTGAAATCTTTAGACTTCATAGCCACGAGCTGCTTGGCCGAGAAGAAGTCAACCACTTGTTGGAGAACCTCAAAAAGAGTTACCCCAAGGTGATCGAAGAATTGGTCCCGAATTTGCTTCCCTTGGGCGTGGTGCAAAAAGTGCTTAGGAATTTGCTGCGTGAGGAGGTCAGTATTCGGGATCTGCTAACCATTGTCGAAACGCTGGCCGATTTCGGGACCCTTACCAAGGATCCCGAGGTCCTGACCGAATATGTGCGCCAAGCGCTCGGTCGCGGCATCTCCACCCAGTTCGTGACCGACGACGGTTCAATCCCGCTGATGACCTTCGATTCGCGACTCGAACAAATGCTTTCCGAAGCCGTCAACCACACCGAGCAAGGGTCCTACCTGGCGCTCGACCCGGGTTTGGCGCAGCAGATTATCAACGCGGTCGAGAAATCGATCGAACGGTTCAACGAGGTCAGTGCGCGGCCGGTGTTCCTCACTTCGCCGCTCGCGCGCGGTCACTTTAAGCGCTTCATCGACAAATTCGTGCCCGGCATCTCGGTGCTCTCACACAACGAAATCGACACCAAGGCGCGAATCTATTCCCTCGGCGTATTGGGAGTGTAG